The Synergistaceae bacterium DNA window ACGGAATAGTTTTGCCCGTTTTAGTTGACTCAAATAATATAATAATCGCAGGCCACGCAATAGTAACGTCAGCACAAAATCTTGAAATTTCCGAAATTCCCTGTGTAAGAGCCTCACACTTAAACGAAGCACAGACTCGGGCATATATTCTCGCAGATAATCGCCTAGCAGAGGATTCAGAATGGGACAAGAATTTGCTAAAATCTGAAATGTTGCGCCTGCGTGATAATTTCGGCCTTGAACTTGAATATACAGGCTTTGAATCGCGAGAGATTTTGCGTTTGAGAATGGACATAGCTGACACTCCGAAAAATGAGGACTCAACGCCGGAACTTGAAAATTTTGCAGTCTCGCAGCTCGGTGATATATGGCTGTTAGGTGAAAATAGAATAATTTGCGGTAGTTGCACTGATTTTGACACGGTCAATAAATTATTAGCAGGTGAGAAGCCTCACATAATGATAACCGATCCGCCCTATGGAGTAAATTATAATCCCCAGTGGCGCAATCAAGTACACAATGCCCATGTTGTAAGAAGCGGCCGAGTTTTGAATGACGACATAGACGACTGGCGGGACGCATGGAAATTATTTCAGGGCGATGTAGCGTATATATGGCATGCCTCACTTCACGGCGAGACAGTTGCAGAGAGTTTGAGAGCTTGCGGATTTGCAATTCGTTCACAGATAATATGGGCTAAACCTAAATTTGCGCTGTCAAGAGGCGATTATCACTGGCAGCACGAATGTTGTTTGTATGCATTGCGCGATGACGAGAAAGAATGCCCCGAAATTCCGGGATATTGTCCGGGCTATGATTCATGCTGGTACGCAATTCGGGAGGGGGCAAAGAGTCATTGGCAGGGAAGCCGGAGCGAGTCAACATTATGGGAGATTGCCTTCAACGAGGACACAACGACGACTCACGGAACGCAAAAGCCTATAGAGTGTATGCGCCGTCCAATGCTGAATAATTCAGATATAAACGAGATAATTTACGAGCCTTTTTCGGGGAGCGGGACAACTATAATAGCAGCCGAGTCATGTCGTAGACGCTGTTATGCAATAGAATTAAATCCTGAATACGTTGATATGGCTGTTAAACGCTGGCAGGAGTACACGGGCCGAAGCGCGATTTTAGAAGGCACAGAACACAGTTTTGACGAGATAGTCAGATTGCATGTGAGTGCTGATGCCTGATAACAGCGGGTTAATTCCCAAAGAAACAATAGCGAGATTATTTAATATCAGTGAACGCCGAGTTGAACAATTAGCACACAAGAAAATAATTCCCAAAGTCGGGCGTGGAGTATTTGATTTAGGGCCGACAGTGAATGCTTATATCAGATATTTGCAGGGATTATGTGCCGGAGCAATGAACAGCGATGAACCCTCAGAACTTGATAAAAGATTATTAGAGGCGAAAGTTTTAGAGCGCGAGTCAAAAGCCCGTCAAGCTAAATACAGAGCCGACGCAATGGAGCAGAGAATCAAATATAAAAATTTGCCTGAAAAATTAATATCGCGTTTGAGATCCCGAATCCAAGACCGAGAAATAATTGCATTAATCGAGAGTGAATTGCGTGCGATAATTGGCGGTGATAGCTCATGACGAACAAGACTACACAGCCGATTCGTAGTCAGTCCGATAGAGATGCTTTATCAAATTATTTCTGGAATCATAATTTGAGAGATTATGCATTTTTTCAATTTGGGATTGCAACAGGCCGTAGGATTTCTGATTTAGTCAGGCTCAACGTTAGGGATGTCGCCTATATTGACCGCAAAGGACATTTTCGCATTAGAGAACGTTTTGAAGTCCGAGAGAAGAAGACCGGAAAATTTATAAATATCATGTTGCATCCATCAGCAAGACGGGCTCTGAATAAGTATCTCAGGCGGCGAAGGGTAAAATCTGAGTCTCTAGGGGCTGTGTTAAATGAACCATTATTTAAGTCCCGCAAAAGTGGCCGGGATGGTCAATATCGTATCAGGGAACAGCAGGCATGGCGAGTATTAAATAATGCAGCTCGTGCGTGCGGTCTGACATATAAAATTGGTACACATTCATTGCGAAAAACTTTCGGATATATTCTTTATCAGAGCGGTCAAAGCATAGAGTTAATCCAGAAATTTTTAAATCATTCGAGCCCTGCTATAACTCTTGCGTATATTGGAATTACTCAGGACGACATGGACGAGGCAATTTTGAGCATGAATATTTAGTGAAGTTAAGGAGAATTACAATGGCAAGCATATCTATAGAACTTATGACAACCG harbors:
- a CDS encoding site-specific DNA-methyltransferase, encoding MQIEYLPANTLKPYENNPRIHSDKQIKKLMSSIQEYGIVLPVLVDSNNIIIAGHAIVTSAQNLEISEIPCVRASHLNEAQTRAYILADNRLAEDSEWDKNLLKSEMLRLRDNFGLELEYTGFESREILRLRMDIADTPKNEDSTPELENFAVSQLGDIWLLGENRIICGSCTDFDTVNKLLAGEKPHIMITDPPYGVNYNPQWRNQVHNAHVVRSGRVLNDDIDDWRDAWKLFQGDVAYIWHASLHGETVAESLRACGFAIRSQIIWAKPKFALSRGDYHWQHECCLYALRDDEKECPEIPGYCPGYDSCWYAIREGAKSHWQGSRSESTLWEIAFNEDTTTTHGTQKPIECMRRPMLNNSDINEIIYEPFSGSGTTIIAAESCRRRCYAIELNPEYVDMAVKRWQEYTGRSAILEGTEHSFDEIVRLHVSADA
- a CDS encoding tyrosine-type recombinase/integrase: MTNKTTQPIRSQSDRDALSNYFWNHNLRDYAFFQFGIATGRRISDLVRLNVRDVAYIDRKGHFRIRERFEVREKKTGKFINIMLHPSARRALNKYLRRRRVKSESLGAVLNEPLFKSRKSGRDGQYRIREQQAWRVLNNAARACGLTYKIGTHSLRKTFGYILYQSGQSIELIQKFLNHSSPAITLAYIGITQDDMDEAILSMNI